AGATACTTTATTCCTCAGTTTATTTGAAGCTGGTAAATTAGCTGAGGAAACTATGGCAGATTTGGGACGAATTGTGGCAGATTTCCACGCCCAAACGCCAACGAATGAGTACATTCGCACCTTTGGAGAAGTCGATCGAATTCGACAAGCGATCGACGAAAATTACGACCAAACTGCCAAATATATCGGCGGGCCGCAAACTCAGTCTCAGTATGAGGAAACCAAACACTTTACAGATACTTTCTTTGCATCTCGATTAGAACTATTTGCCAGTCGGATTCAAAATAATTTTATTCGCGAATGTCACGGCGATTTACACCTAAGAAATATCTGTTTGTGGAATGACAAAATTCTGCTATTTGACTGTATTGAATTTAACGAACCTTTCCGCTTTGTCGATGTAATGTACGATGTCGCGTTTGCCGTGATGGATTTGGAAGCAAGGCAACGTCCCGACTTCGGTAATGCCTTTTTGAACACCTATGTGGAAGAAACTGGCGATTGGGAAGGTTTGCAAGTTTTGCCTTTGTACCTAAGCCGTCAAGCTTATGTGCGAGCGAAAGTAACTTCATTTTTGTTGGACGATCCGGGTATTCCCACTGATGAGAAAGAAAAAGCTCTAGAAACAGCATCTCACTACTATAAAATGGCGTGGGAATACACAAAACCGCGCCAAGGTAAATTAATTTTAACGTCCGGTGTATCCGGATCTGGGAAAAGTACGGTGGCGCGACAGTTGGCTCGCAAAATAGGCGCAATTCACCTTCGTTCCGATGCAGTGCGGAAACATTTGGCTGGTGTACCGTTGCGCGATCGCGGCGGCGATGAGTTGTACACTTCAGAAATGACTCACAAAACTTACGGGCGTCTGTTGGAACTGGGAATTATGCTGGCAAGCCAAGGCTTTACCGTAATTTTAGATGCCAAGTACGACCGCGTGGCGTTGCGGAAAGAGGCGATCGAGCGGGCCCAAGCGCACAATCTGCCTCTGCAAATTTTATACTGTACAGCACCAGAGGAAGTATTGCGCGATCGCCTCTCATCCCGTACCGGCGATGTTTCTGACGCTACCGCTAACCTGCTCAGCAGTCAACTAGCCGCTAGCGAAGCATTCACAGACGCCGAACAAGCTTTTGTCAAAACATTAGACACCACCCAAGACTTAGAATCACAATTGAATTCCCTAATCAGTCAATAGCTCATTGTTCATTGCTCAATTTTTCTTGATGCGATAAATTGCCAGCAGAAACACTAATGAGCAATGACCGATGATTATCTCTGAGGGCATTTCCACAGGACTGAAAGCAGCTTTGTTCTTTTTTTTGGGTTTTTTGTTGCTCGGACAGTCACCAGCTTTAAGTTTCCTTTTGGCAATCCTGGGTGGACTATCTGCTGGCTGGATAGCGGCTGGGTGGAAAAACACAGAAACGCCCAGCCTTCCCCAGCAAACGACTCCGGAATCTGCAAAAGAAGGAAACCCTAAGCCAACTAAGACTAATTTAAGGCGCAAAAAAATCAACAAGCGCCACCAACCTCGTCCTAGCTGGTTCTTTTGGAAAAACCCACGCAGAAGTTC
The sequence above is a segment of the Aerosakkonema funiforme FACHB-1375 genome. Coding sequences within it:
- a CDS encoding bifunctional aminoglycoside phosphotransferase/ATP-binding protein; the encoded protein is MTETTLPPLIQQMLQPEFYPHPVTEPIKLIQTHVSYVLLTGDYAYKLKKPVNFGFLNFSTLELRQHFCNEEFRMNKRGAPEIYLEVLPITEAGDRFQLGGAGEAVEYTLKMRQFPQDTLFLSLFEAGKLAEETMADLGRIVADFHAQTPTNEYIRTFGEVDRIRQAIDENYDQTAKYIGGPQTQSQYEETKHFTDTFFASRLELFASRIQNNFIRECHGDLHLRNICLWNDKILLFDCIEFNEPFRFVDVMYDVAFAVMDLEARQRPDFGNAFLNTYVEETGDWEGLQVLPLYLSRQAYVRAKVTSFLLDDPGIPTDEKEKALETASHYYKMAWEYTKPRQGKLILTSGVSGSGKSTVARQLARKIGAIHLRSDAVRKHLAGVPLRDRGGDELYTSEMTHKTYGRLLELGIMLASQGFTVILDAKYDRVALRKEAIERAQAHNLPLQILYCTAPEEVLRDRLSSRTGDVSDATANLLSSQLAASEAFTDAEQAFVKTLDTTQDLESQLNSLISQ